From one Amycolatopsis sp. FDAARGOS 1241 genomic stretch:
- a CDS encoding NAD(P)/FAD-dependent oxidoreductase, which translates to MRDFKAHGRIVVVGASLTGLRAAEALREEGFAGPLTIIGDEALEPYDRPPLSKQVLKGWVPADHTQLPRLRELDAEWRLGVAATGLDRVRRQVRLADGEQVPFDRLLIATGTRARQWPNPTEAALGGVFTLRSRDDAARLQQALAARPSRVLVIGGGFIGSEVASVCRELDIPVTVAERGPAPLVGALGGVIGEIAAQMQRDHGVDLRCGVGVSSLEGDASGYVRRARLSDETTIDADVVLAALGSIRNVEWLEGSGLAAGFWGVGCDAGGRAFDINGVATDTVYVAGDVARAPHVLYEYQFLAMEHWDNAVLGAEVVAHNMVNLEPHYYPHLLLPGFWSGQFGVNIKTVGVPPFGDEIVFTQGSVKQRRFAAAYGRRGRIVAAVSFDHGKWLEHYGRLIEQSAGFPPPPPGWDRPEDMKPMPAEFPEPGVPTAVPDVVLTGHDPSERGAAFRPRAR; encoded by the coding sequence GTGCGCGACTTCAAGGCCCACGGCCGGATCGTCGTCGTCGGCGCTTCCCTGACGGGACTGCGGGCGGCCGAAGCCTTGCGTGAGGAGGGTTTCGCCGGTCCGCTGACCATCATCGGGGACGAGGCTCTTGAGCCCTACGACCGTCCCCCGCTGTCCAAGCAGGTGCTCAAAGGGTGGGTGCCGGCCGACCACACCCAACTGCCTCGCTTGCGAGAACTGGATGCCGAGTGGCGGCTCGGGGTGGCGGCCACCGGGTTGGACCGGGTCCGCAGGCAGGTGCGCTTGGCCGATGGCGAGCAGGTCCCGTTCGACCGGTTGCTGATCGCCACGGGCACCCGCGCGCGGCAGTGGCCCAACCCGACCGAGGCCGCCCTGGGCGGCGTGTTCACGCTGCGCTCGCGTGACGACGCGGCGCGGCTGCAGCAGGCGCTGGCCGCGCGACCGTCGCGGGTCCTGGTCATCGGCGGCGGGTTCATCGGCTCGGAAGTGGCCTCCGTGTGCCGGGAACTCGACATCCCGGTGACCGTGGCCGAGCGGGGCCCGGCGCCGCTGGTCGGCGCGCTCGGCGGGGTGATCGGCGAGATCGCCGCGCAGATGCAGCGCGACCATGGCGTGGACCTGCGATGCGGGGTGGGCGTGTCGTCGCTGGAGGGCGACGCGAGCGGATATGTGCGACGTGCTCGGCTCTCGGACGAGACCACGATCGACGCCGACGTGGTGCTGGCCGCGCTCGGCTCGATCCGCAACGTGGAATGGCTGGAGGGCTCCGGTCTGGCGGCCGGTTTCTGGGGCGTCGGCTGCGACGCCGGCGGTCGCGCTTTCGACATCAACGGCGTGGCGACCGACACCGTCTACGTGGCGGGTGACGTGGCACGCGCGCCACATGTGCTGTATGAGTACCAGTTTCTCGCGATGGAGCACTGGGACAATGCCGTCCTCGGCGCCGAGGTCGTGGCCCACAACATGGTGAACCTCGAGCCGCACTACTACCCGCATCTGTTGCTGCCCGGTTTCTGGTCCGGTCAGTTCGGCGTCAACATCAAGACGGTCGGCGTGCCGCCCTTCGGTGACGAGATCGTCTTCACGCAGGGGTCGGTCAAGCAGCGCCGCTTCGCCGCCGCCTACGGCCGCCGGGGCCGTATCGTCGCCGCGGTCAGCTTCGATCATGGCAAGTGGCTGGAGCACTACGGCCGGCTGATCGAGCAATCGGCCGGGTTCCCGCCTCCGCCGCCGGGCTGGGACCGGCCCGAGGACATGAAGCCGATGCCGGCCGAGTTCCCGGAACCTGGTGTTCCGACCGCCGTCCCCGACGTTGTCTTGACCGGCCACGACCCGAGCGAACGCGGGGCCGCGTTCCGACCTCGCGCTCGTTGA